TTTTGATCGTTCAAAAATGCGTAATCATAAATTCCCATATCTTCTTCATCAATTACAACAGGAGCTTTACCTCCTTTTGGACTTGCCACAAAGACCTCGAATCCATTTGCCTGAAAAACATAATATGATCTTGCTAATTCTGTTAATTCATAACCTGTTTTTTTATTAGATGTTCCCATTACAGCCGTACTTGTAACAACAGCTAATATTTTTCCTCTAGTTGAAACTTTATGTTCTGATAGATATGAGATGTCTTGTGTTGTTGTATTTTCAAGACTTAAATCTTTTGGTGGTATTAGACTTTTAAACCAAAATCCAAAACAAACAACAATTAAAACTAAGCTTACAATTGTTACTAAAGTGTACTTTAAAAAACGATATTTTTTCAGCATTTCTATATTTTTTATTGATGCTAAATACGTCTAAAACTCGCTTAAATACTGAGTAAATTATAATTCTGTCAACCTAAAATGTAAAAAACTATGATTTTGAATAATATTTTGCATGTATCACAAAAAAAAGAGCTTGTAATAAGCTCTTTTGAATTAGTTAGTTGAATTTTAGTTTTCTTATTTTTTAGTTTCTAAAACTAAATATTCCCAAGGTTTCAATTCAACTTCAGTTGTTCCTTTAAATTCTTTTTTAGTAAAATAATCTTGTTGAGTTCCTTCTGAAGTTAAAGTAATTTTCTGATTTTCTTTAGATAAATTAGCTACAAATGTTAATTCATCGCTTTCCTTTGCTCTTGAAAAAGCTAACACGTGATCATTTTTAAGATCAATTTTAGTATAATTAGCTTTTTCTTTTCCTCCATGCATCGCTTTGTTCGCTTTCTTTAAGTCAGCTAATTGTTCTAATAAAGTCCATTCTGTACCTTTAGCTTTTGGAATAGAATCTTTTTCAAAAAACTTTAATCTATGACTTAAACCGTATTCTTGTCCCGAATAAATTAAAGGCATTCCTGGTGTTACATAATTCAATACGGTAAAAGCATTAGCACCTTCTCCCATTCTTTCTTGAATAGTTCCATTCCAAGAATTTTCGTCGTGGTTTGTAACAAAATTCATAATAATGTCATCAGCAGCATAACGCTTTGTATCTTTATCAAAAGTAGCGTACCAATCATCTACTTTTTTCTCACCTTTAGCAATATGATTCATTGCATGATGACGATCCCAGCCGTATCCCATATCAAACAACCCATCTTTTAATAATTCTGGTTCCCAAGCTTCTGCTAACATAAAAATGTCTTTTTTCGCTCTTAATTGTGGAATGGCTTCTTGCCAAAAAGCTGTAGGAACTTGTCCAGCTACATCACAACGAAAACCATCAATATTTTCATTAACAATCCAATGGCTCATATCTGCGATCATTTGTTTACGTAATTCTGGATTTTCATAGTTTAAATCAGCAACATCTGTCCAGTCAGTTCCTTCAGGGTGAATAACTTCTCCTTTGTCATTTTTTTTGTAAAAATCTGGATTAGTTGTTAACCAAGTATGATCCCAACCTGTATGATTAGGAACCCAATCTAAGATCACATAAATACCGTTATCATGAGCAGTTTTCACTAGCTTTCTAAAATCTTCAATAGTTCCGAATTCAGGGTTAATTTTTTTGAAATCAGACACAGCATAGTAACTTCCTAAGTATTTTTTTCTTTCAGCTTCAGGAAATTCAGAAGCAAATTTACTATCCTTTCCTCCTGTAGCTTTACGTTTC
This genomic stretch from Tenacibaculum jejuense harbors:
- a CDS encoding alpha-amylase family glycosyl hydrolase; translated protein: MKKILSILSISILLYSCKQEQTKTTQTVNDTPQKEVKALSPITNEVLETAVIYEANIRQYSPEGSFDAFTKDIPELKKLGVKIIWLMPVFPISETKRKATGGKDSKFASEFPEAERKKYLGSYYAVSDFKKINPEFGTIEDFRKLVKTAHDNGIYVILDWVPNHTGWDHTWLTTNPDFYKKNDKGEVIHPEGTDWTDVADLNYENPELRKQMIADMSHWIVNENIDGFRCDVAGQVPTAFWQEAIPQLRAKKDIFMLAEAWEPELLKDGLFDMGYGWDRHHAMNHIAKGEKKVDDWYATFDKDTKRYAADDIIMNFVTNHDENSWNGTIQERMGEGANAFTVLNYVTPGMPLIYSGQEYGLSHRLKFFEKDSIPKAKGTEWTLLEQLADLKKANKAMHGGKEKANYTKIDLKNDHVLAFSRAKESDELTFVANLSKENQKITLTSEGTQQDYFTKKEFKGTTEVELKPWEYLVLETKK